A portion of the Bacillus oleivorans genome contains these proteins:
- the holA gene encoding DNA polymerase III subunit delta: MDVWKQIKKQQFAPIYLICGTDTYIMNKTKQLLIKNSMDEETMDFNFSHYDMEEVPLENAIDDAQTLPFIGERRIILIDKPFFLTAEKKLNAPEHNLDKLEEYIQAPNPSSILVISAPYEKLDERKKITKLLKKNAEVVEAKPLAGYQLEQWVKDQLDKHGLHLNQDAIDMLMQLGGNQAWMLGQEIEKLALYAGNEKMISAEEVEMLVAKSLENNIFSFVDKVVRKDTKQSFTILHDLLKQNEEPIKIIALLASQFRIIYQAKAYAQKGYGQKQIASILGAAPFRVQIALKQSQLFQQDELYAIMQAFAQADYQMKTGKMEKDLILELLLLQIHQIRNKKTAL; encoded by the coding sequence GTGGATGTATGGAAGCAGATTAAAAAACAGCAATTCGCTCCCATTTATTTAATATGTGGTACAGATACATATATTATGAATAAAACGAAACAATTACTGATAAAAAATTCGATGGATGAAGAAACCATGGATTTTAATTTTTCCCATTATGATATGGAAGAAGTTCCTTTAGAAAATGCGATCGATGATGCCCAAACACTTCCCTTTATTGGGGAAAGAAGGATTATTTTAATAGACAAGCCTTTCTTTTTAACGGCAGAAAAGAAATTAAATGCCCCAGAGCATAATTTAGATAAGCTTGAAGAATATATTCAGGCTCCAAACCCCAGCTCTATTTTGGTCATCTCAGCACCGTATGAAAAATTAGATGAGCGAAAAAAAATAACTAAATTGCTTAAAAAAAATGCCGAGGTAGTTGAAGCAAAGCCTCTTGCCGGATATCAGCTTGAACAATGGGTCAAAGACCAATTAGATAAACACGGGTTACATTTAAATCAGGATGCTATTGACATGCTAATGCAATTAGGCGGTAATCAAGCTTGGATGTTAGGGCAGGAAATTGAAAAATTAGCGCTTTATGCAGGAAATGAGAAGATGATTTCGGCTGAGGAGGTGGAAATGTTAGTAGCTAAATCGCTGGAAAATAATATATTTTCGTTTGTTGATAAAGTAGTTCGGAAAGATACGAAACAAAGCTTTACGATTTTACATGATTTATTAAAACAAAATGAGGAACCGATAAAGATTATCGCCTTGTTGGCTTCACAATTTCGGATCATATACCAGGCAAAGGCATATGCACAGAAAGGGTACGGACAAAAACAAATTGCCTCCATTTTAGGGGCTGCTCCATTTAGAGTTCAAATCGCTTTAAAACAAAGTCAGCTATTTCAGCAGGATGAACTGTACGCTATCATGCAGGCATTTGCACAAGCAGATTATCAGATGAAAACAGGAAAAATGGAAAAAGATTTAATATTGGAGCTCTTGTTATTACAAATTCATCAAATTAGAAACAAAAAAACAGCGCTGTAA
- the spoIIP gene encoding stage II sporulation protein P codes for MKPYRRQSPFITIQGIHIVKAVGIFVIVMFLLFSLSGVITKLNDSFRLSSLNVHNAVADLNIEMVYAVMGTENRYFLEGLPKSEQKISLAKPLIAMATNIEFEDPTSFLGRELPGLYAYQQKVIAPRDGSDYTDMPIESTPSIKEIEKDVPVKNTEDIDPAPAVEDTAPPPEQTTGEKDVVYIYSAHNRESFLPHLEGVTDPDLAYHSEVNITKVGDRLKEELEQRGIGTAVDKTDIYGKIINDGLDYTESYDIARPVVQEALAANRDVSYVMDIHRDAQPRGKTTIEINGKTYAQIMFVIGRENPNFEKNKRIAEELHNRLNEVYPGISRKVVSKAGTGVDGVYNQDLLGNALLIEMGGYENNFEELYNTAEAFAEVFSEYYWQAEAVNTDEETDKTQQ; via the coding sequence GTGAAACCTTATCGCCGTCAAAGTCCTTTTATAACCATTCAGGGGATTCATATTGTAAAAGCCGTTGGAATTTTTGTAATAGTGATGTTTCTTCTTTTTTCTTTAAGTGGAGTCATTACCAAATTAAATGATTCCTTTCGTTTATCTTCATTAAATGTTCATAATGCTGTTGCAGACCTTAACATCGAAATGGTTTATGCAGTTATGGGCACCGAAAATCGCTATTTCTTGGAAGGGCTGCCTAAGAGTGAGCAGAAAATTTCACTGGCCAAACCGCTTATAGCAATGGCTACTAATATTGAATTTGAAGATCCGACAAGCTTTTTGGGAAGAGAGCTCCCAGGCTTATATGCGTATCAACAGAAGGTTATTGCTCCAAGGGATGGCAGTGATTATACGGATATGCCGATTGAATCTACACCTTCTATTAAGGAAATTGAAAAAGATGTGCCCGTCAAAAATACCGAAGATATAGACCCGGCACCGGCAGTAGAAGACACAGCCCCTCCTCCAGAGCAAACAACTGGGGAAAAAGACGTTGTTTATATTTACTCTGCACATAATCGTGAATCGTTTTTGCCTCATTTAGAAGGAGTAACAGACCCCGACCTTGCCTACCATTCTGAAGTAAATATCACAAAGGTAGGAGACCGTCTCAAGGAAGAGCTTGAGCAAAGAGGCATTGGGACCGCTGTGGATAAAACAGATATTTACGGGAAGATCATCAATGATGGATTAGATTACACAGAGTCATACGATATAGCGAGACCCGTAGTTCAAGAAGCATTAGCAGCTAACCGAGATGTAAGTTATGTAATGGATATTCATCGGGACGCACAGCCGAGAGGAAAAACGACAATTGAAATTAATGGAAAAACCTATGCACAAATAATGTTTGTAATCGGCAGGGAAAATCCAAATTTTGAAAAAAATAAAAGGATTGCTGAAGAACTTCACAACAGACTGAACGAAGTCTATCCGGGAATCAGCAGAAAAGTTGTGTCAAAGGCAGGAACCGGAGTTGATGGAGTATATAACCAAGACTTACTTGGAAATGCTCTATTAATAGAAATGGGAGGATACGAAAATAACTTTGAAGAGCTTTACAATACCGCAGAAGCTTTTGCAGAAGTCTTCAGTGAATATTACTGGCAAGCTGAGGCTGTAAATACGGATGAAGAAACGGATAAGACACAGCAATAA
- the lepA gene encoding translation elongation factor 4, whose product MNNEDRRRRQERIRNFSIIAHIDHGKSTLADRILEKTNALTAREMKDQLLDSMDLERERGITIKLNAVQLKYKAKDGEDYIFHLIDTPGHVDFTYEVSRSLAACEGAILVVDAAQGIEAQTLANVYLALDNDLEILPVINKIDLPSAEPERVRQEIEDVIGLDASDAVLASAKAGIGIEDILEQIVEKVPAPKGDPDGPLKALIFDSLYDPYRGVVTYIRVMDGTVKPGDKIKMMATGAEFEVTEVGVFNPKATLCDELTVGDVGFLTAAIKNVSDTRVGDTITNAKNGAVEPLPGYRKLNPMVFCGLYPIDSAKFNDLREALEKLELNDSSLQFEPETSQALGFGFRCGFLGLLHMEIIQERIEREFKIDLITTAPSVIYNVYMTDGSEVRVDNPSNMPDPQKIDRVEEPYVKATIMVPNDYVGAVMEICQEKRGIFVDMQYLDENRVSIIYEIPLSEIVYDFFDQLKSSTKGYASFDYELIGYKASKLVKMDILLNGERVDALSFIVHKDSAYDRGKVIVEKLKELIPRQQFEVPIQAAVGQKIIARSTIKAMRKNVLAKCYGGDISRKRKLLEKQKEGKKRMKQVGSVEVPQEAFMAVLKMDDTQSKNKQ is encoded by the coding sequence ATGAATAACGAAGACAGACGCAGAAGGCAAGAGCGGATTCGAAACTTTTCCATTATTGCTCATATTGACCATGGAAAATCGACTCTTGCAGACAGAATCTTAGAAAAAACAAATGCATTAACAGCACGTGAAATGAAAGACCAGCTCCTCGATTCTATGGATCTTGAGCGTGAGCGGGGAATCACAATTAAATTAAATGCTGTTCAATTAAAATATAAAGCCAAAGATGGCGAGGACTATATTTTTCACCTTATTGATACACCAGGGCATGTCGATTTTACCTATGAGGTTTCCCGGAGTTTAGCTGCGTGTGAAGGTGCGATTTTAGTTGTTGATGCAGCGCAAGGGATTGAAGCACAAACTTTAGCCAACGTCTATTTAGCTTTAGACAATGATCTTGAAATCTTGCCTGTCATTAATAAAATTGATCTGCCAAGTGCGGAACCTGAACGAGTTCGCCAAGAAATTGAAGATGTAATTGGACTCGATGCTTCTGATGCCGTTTTGGCATCTGCAAAAGCGGGAATAGGGATTGAAGACATTTTAGAGCAAATTGTTGAAAAAGTTCCGGCTCCAAAAGGCGATCCTGATGGTCCGCTAAAGGCGCTTATTTTTGATTCTTTATATGACCCATACCGCGGTGTAGTCACGTATATCCGCGTGATGGATGGAACGGTAAAGCCAGGGGATAAAATTAAAATGATGGCAACCGGTGCAGAGTTTGAAGTAACCGAAGTAGGAGTGTTTAATCCGAAGGCTACACTTTGTGATGAGCTAACTGTCGGTGATGTCGGTTTCTTAACGGCTGCTATTAAAAATGTAAGTGATACACGGGTAGGGGATACAATCACGAACGCGAAAAATGGTGCAGTAGAGCCGCTTCCAGGGTACCGAAAATTAAATCCAATGGTATTCTGCGGTCTTTATCCGATTGATTCCGCCAAATTTAACGATTTGCGTGAAGCATTGGAAAAACTTGAATTAAACGATTCCTCCCTGCAATTCGAACCTGAAACGTCCCAGGCGCTTGGGTTTGGTTTCCGTTGCGGATTCTTAGGTCTGCTTCATATGGAAATTATCCAGGAACGGATTGAAAGAGAGTTTAAAATCGACCTAATTACGACGGCTCCAAGTGTTATTTATAATGTTTATATGACTGATGGTTCTGAGGTGCGGGTCGACAACCCTTCTAACATGCCGGATCCGCAAAAAATTGATCGGGTCGAAGAGCCATATGTCAAGGCTACCATTATGGTTCCTAATGATTATGTTGGGGCGGTTATGGAAATTTGCCAGGAAAAACGCGGCATTTTTGTTGATATGCAGTATTTAGACGAAAATCGCGTAAGTATTATTTATGAAATCCCGCTATCAGAAATAGTTTACGATTTCTTTGATCAGCTTAAATCTTCTACAAAAGGGTATGCATCATTTGACTATGAATTAATTGGTTACAAAGCTTCTAAGCTTGTCAAAATGGACATCCTGCTTAATGGAGAAAGAGTAGATGCTTTAAGTTTTATCGTTCATAAAGATTCCGCCTATGATCGAGGCAAGGTGATTGTAGAAAAATTAAAAGAGCTTATTCCGCGCCAACAGTTTGAAGTACCGATACAGGCAGCTGTCGGACAGAAGATTATTGCCCGTTCGACGATTAAAGCGATGCGCAAAAACGTATTGGCTAAATGTTACGGCGGGGATATTTCGCGAAAACGAAAATTATTAGAAAAACAAAAAGAAGGTAAAAAACGGATGAAACAAGTGGGATCGGTAGAGGTTCCGCAAGAAGCGTTTATGGCCGTGTTAAAGATGGACGATACACAGTCCAAAAACAAGCAGTAA
- a CDS encoding YqzM family protein, with product MNQFEKDVQSKRNDFSDSIVGFVVSFGFFATMFIIATVIEVLGR from the coding sequence GTGAATCAGTTTGAAAAAGACGTCCAAAGTAAACGTAATGATTTTTCAGATTCAATTGTAGGCTTTGTCGTTTCATTCGGTTTCTTTGCAACGATGTTCATTATTGCTACTGTAATTGAGGTTTTAGGAAGATAA
- the hemW gene encoding radical SAM family heme chaperone HemW produces MVQSAYIHIPFCHQICHYCDFNKFFIQNQPVEDYVASLSREIDLTLENYPVQQPLKTIYVGGGTPTALNVSQLSQLLVTIERRLPLAESGEFTFEANPEDLTEEKLWLLKKHGVNRLSIGVQTFDDVVLEAIGRTHRTDEVLKGIELAKSIGFENMSIDLMYALPKQTLDSVKKSVNIALGLGIPHLSLYSLIVEPKTVFYNLMRKGKLKLPNQDTEADMYDYIIDALNRNRYIQYEISNFALEGYESKHNITYWDNEQYYGFGAGAHSYVAGIRRGNIGPLKKYMSYIKEGKLPVIEENKLSKLEQIEEQLFLGLRKTAGVNLAQFEQKFGEKLESIYDRQIRDLAEKELVELTDDFIRLTKKGRFLGNEVFQAFILD; encoded by the coding sequence TTGGTACAGTCAGCGTATATCCATATCCCATTTTGTCATCAAATCTGCCATTATTGTGATTTTAATAAATTTTTTATTCAAAACCAGCCTGTTGAAGACTATGTAGCCAGTTTATCTCGGGAAATCGACCTTACACTAGAAAATTATCCGGTTCAACAACCGCTTAAGACCATCTATGTGGGAGGCGGTACCCCCACAGCTTTAAATGTCAGCCAGCTATCCCAATTACTCGTGACGATTGAGAGACGTTTACCTTTAGCAGAATCTGGAGAATTCACCTTTGAAGCGAACCCGGAAGATTTAACGGAAGAGAAACTTTGGCTGTTAAAGAAACATGGAGTGAATCGATTAAGCATTGGGGTCCAAACTTTTGATGATGTGGTTCTTGAAGCGATTGGAAGAACACACCGAACAGATGAAGTCCTTAAAGGAATCGAACTTGCAAAAAGCATTGGTTTTGAGAATATGAGCATCGATTTGATGTATGCACTTCCAAAGCAAACATTAGATAGTGTAAAAAAATCCGTTAACATTGCATTAGGGCTTGGGATTCCGCATTTATCGCTATATTCGTTAATTGTGGAACCAAAAACTGTTTTTTATAATTTAATGAGAAAAGGGAAGCTGAAACTTCCAAATCAGGATACAGAAGCAGATATGTATGATTACATTATTGATGCATTAAACCGAAATCGATATATCCAATATGAAATCAGTAATTTTGCATTAGAAGGGTATGAAAGTAAACATAATATTACTTACTGGGATAATGAACAATATTACGGATTTGGCGCAGGGGCACACAGCTATGTTGCCGGTATCAGAAGAGGCAACATTGGACCGTTAAAGAAATACATGTCCTATATAAAAGAAGGGAAACTGCCCGTGATCGAAGAGAATAAATTAAGTAAACTGGAACAGATCGAAGAACAGCTATTTCTCGGCTTAAGAAAAACAGCGGGGGTAAATCTGGCTCAATTTGAGCAAAAATTTGGCGAAAAATTAGAATCGATTTACGACCGGCAAATTAGAGATTTAGCCGAAAAGGAACTGGTCGAACTGACCGACGATTTTATTAGGCTTACGAAAAAGGGAAGATTCTTAGGCAATGAAGTATTCCAAGCGTTCATTCTCGATTAA
- a CDS encoding YqxA family protein, with protein MKRFILKVLTLVFILFFGVLIGMQYANEGMMKMRGYSDPSFEQPLSLQEAAPGEVEASFLGNTLSTHDLEVKQKQLEEVKSFNLFSQIGKGLAQFITGFIQGILSVFGGILSLVS; from the coding sequence ATGAAGAGATTTATTTTAAAAGTTTTAACCCTCGTTTTTATCCTGTTTTTCGGTGTTTTGATAGGAATGCAGTATGCCAATGAAGGTATGATGAAAATGCGGGGCTATAGTGACCCGAGCTTTGAGCAGCCCCTCTCCCTTCAAGAAGCTGCTCCGGGTGAGGTCGAGGCATCCTTTTTAGGAAATACTCTTTCTACTCATGATCTAGAAGTGAAACAGAAACAGCTTGAAGAAGTTAAATCCTTTAATCTCTTTTCTCAAATCGGCAAAGGTCTTGCTCAATTTATAACCGGTTTTATTCAGGGGATCCTGTCTGTTTTTGGGGGTATACTAAGTCTAGTTTCATGA
- the hrcA gene encoding heat-inducible transcriptional repressor HrcA: protein MLTERQLLILQVIIDDFIRSAQPVGSRTLSKKEEISFSSATIRNEMADLEELGFIEKTHTSSGRVPSEKGYRYYVDHLLSPNRITVEDMSTLRSVFADRIFELEKVIQKSAQIISDLTDYTSIALGPEFKEHKLRKLEIVPINQETAVAIIITDTGHVENRLFHLPSIKNSEIEKLMNILNDKLQGVPLYDLRNKFFKEVSIVLKSHIENFEGILAQMGDTLNVSLHHKLFFSGKTKILNQPEFHDVETFKSLMSVIENPYERLYHIMRKNPSGIHVKIGREINTSAMENCSLVTATYTVEEEPIGTIAVLGPKRMDYSRVITLLNYLGNDLTTVLTKLYHS from the coding sequence ATGCTTACTGAACGTCAATTATTAATTTTACAAGTCATTATTGATGACTTTATTCGTTCTGCACAGCCTGTTGGATCACGTACTTTATCGAAAAAGGAAGAAATCTCCTTTAGCTCAGCTACAATAAGGAATGAAATGGCTGACCTTGAAGAATTAGGGTTTATTGAGAAAACTCATACGTCTTCTGGAAGAGTTCCATCTGAAAAAGGTTACAGATACTACGTTGACCATTTGCTTTCGCCAAATCGGATTACAGTGGAAGATATGTCAACATTAAGATCCGTCTTTGCAGATCGAATTTTTGAACTTGAAAAGGTTATTCAAAAGTCCGCTCAAATTATTTCAGACTTAACTGACTATACGTCCATAGCACTGGGTCCAGAATTTAAAGAACATAAGCTAAGAAAGCTTGAGATTGTTCCGATTAATCAGGAAACAGCTGTGGCTATTATTATAACTGACACAGGTCATGTCGAGAATCGATTGTTTCATCTGCCTTCTATTAAAAATTCAGAGATAGAGAAACTGATGAATATTTTGAATGACAAGTTACAAGGGGTCCCTTTATACGATCTGCGCAATAAGTTCTTCAAAGAGGTATCCATTGTTTTAAAAAGTCATATCGAAAATTTCGAGGGCATTTTGGCACAGATGGGGGATACTTTAAACGTTTCTTTACATCATAAATTATTCTTTAGCGGTAAAACGAAGATATTAAATCAGCCAGAATTTCATGATGTGGAAACCTTTAAGTCTTTAATGTCAGTCATCGAGAATCCATACGAAAGACTCTATCATATAATGCGGAAAAATCCATCTGGAATTCATGTCAAAATTGGACGCGAAATAAATACCTCTGCGATGGAAAACTGTTCACTGGTTACAGCAACCTATACCGTGGAAGAAGAGCCAATAGGAACGATTGCAGTTTTGGGACCAAAACGGATGGACTATTCACGAGTCATTACATTGCTCAACTATCTGGGGAATGACTTGACAACCGTTTTGACTAAATTGTATCATTCCTAG
- the gpr gene encoding GPR endopeptidase, whose amino-acid sequence MDQQSIDLSKYAVRTDLAVEAREMVVDQQNQQQKEAMSELEGVQIKERQEEGIKITEVIISEAGEKTIGKKKGRYLTVEAQGIRQQDTVLQQRVEEVLAREFSAFLEDKGISKDASCLVVGLGNWNVTPDALGPLVCESMFITRHLFELQPESVDEGYRPVSALAPGVMGLTGIETSDIIYGVVNKSKPDFVIAIDSLASRSIERVNATIQISDTGIHPGSGVGNKRKELSQETLGIPVISIGVPTVVDAVTITSDTIDFILKHFGREIKEQGKPSKALTPAGMTFGEKRVYTEEDLPGEEQRKSFLGLIGTLEENEKRQLISEVLGPIGHNLMVTPKEVDVFIEDTANLVANALNAALHEAVDQTDAGFKTK is encoded by the coding sequence ATGGATCAGCAATCGATTGACCTTTCTAAATATGCGGTGAGAACAGACCTAGCCGTAGAAGCAAGAGAAATGGTGGTAGACCAGCAAAATCAGCAGCAAAAGGAAGCGATGTCTGAACTGGAAGGAGTTCAAATAAAAGAAAGGCAAGAAGAGGGCATTAAAATAACGGAAGTCATTATTTCCGAAGCCGGAGAGAAGACAATCGGGAAAAAGAAGGGGCGATATTTAACCGTCGAAGCCCAAGGAATCAGGCAGCAAGATACGGTTTTGCAGCAGCGCGTGGAAGAAGTCCTTGCCCGTGAATTTAGTGCATTCCTTGAAGATAAAGGAATTTCAAAGGATGCTTCTTGTCTTGTCGTTGGGTTAGGGAACTGGAATGTTACACCTGATGCTCTTGGTCCATTAGTTTGTGAAAGTATGTTTATTACCAGACATCTATTTGAGCTTCAGCCTGAGTCAGTGGATGAGGGATACCGTCCAGTAAGTGCATTAGCGCCTGGAGTAATGGGATTAACAGGAATTGAAACAAGCGATATTATCTATGGAGTCGTTAATAAATCAAAGCCGGACTTTGTCATAGCGATAGATTCGCTGGCATCCCGTTCGATTGAACGCGTAAATGCGACGATTCAAATATCAGATACCGGAATTCATCCTGGTTCTGGGGTAGGAAATAAAAGAAAAGAACTCAGTCAAGAAACTCTTGGAATCCCAGTTATTTCCATTGGTGTTCCAACTGTGGTGGACGCGGTGACGATTACTAGTGATACGATTGACTTCATTCTCAAGCATTTTGGCAGAGAGATTAAGGAGCAAGGGAAACCATCTAAAGCCCTGACGCCTGCAGGTATGACTTTTGGAGAAAAAAGAGTATATACGGAGGAAGATCTCCCAGGCGAAGAACAGCGAAAATCATTTCTTGGCTTAATCGGAACGCTAGAAGAAAATGAAAAGCGGCAATTAATTTCTGAAGTATTAGGTCCAATTGGCCATAATTTAATGGTGACTCCGAAAGAAGTCGATGTTTTTATTGAGGATACGGCAAATCTAGTTGCAAACGCGCTAAATGCAGCTCTTCATGAGGCCGTTGATCAAACCGATGCAGGGTTTAAAACGAAATAA
- the rpsT gene encoding 30S ribosomal protein S20, with amino-acid sequence MPNIKSAIKRVKTTNERNAQNAAQKSAMRTAVKKVEAAIANKDVEAAKASVVNATKELDKAATKGLIHKNAAARKKSRLAKQINSLNA; translated from the coding sequence ATGCCAAACATTAAGTCAGCTATTAAGCGTGTTAAAACAACTAATGAACGCAACGCCCAAAACGCAGCGCAAAAATCTGCAATGCGTACAGCCGTTAAAAAGGTTGAAGCAGCCATTGCTAATAAAGACGTTGAAGCAGCAAAAGCATCTGTTGTGAATGCAACAAAAGAGCTTGATAAAGCCGCAACAAAAGGTCTTATCCACAAGAATGCAGCAGCTCGCAAAAAATCTCGCCTAGCTAAACAAATTAATTCTCTAAACGCATAA
- a CDS encoding DNA internalization-related competence protein ComEC/Rec2 has translation MTLRHWFIIGGCAIIAIHFVHVEHEWILWVFTLFLGIIAVYFKKFRLYGLLMVASLVIFSYIALTEMEPLTAWKTGERVELLVRFTDYLENNGHVQASIVKAENDAKLLFQSYEKEAQLERFIEPGIVCRVKGTIEEPPAATNFNAFDYRNYLHSQGIFWIFKAQSFQKSDCTPDPATFSFSSLQHLQEYITSQIKQSLPSPSQELVLALLLGNRGEMESDVTDAYEKLGIVHLLAISGLHVGLLSAVLFGIGIRSGLTREGTTILLLTVLPIYAVLSGAAPSVIRAVLMAFIVLLCYLLKVRQSIHQVFFISLMTVLIFQPFSIYAVGFQLSYGVTLSLLISIRRILSFQMNQWKSSLTVSIIATLASIPFLLYHFFSFSPYSILLNLLYVPLFSVILLPLSWILAILVLTIGSAPAFLVEMSNKLIQGANTFALIISEIPFSSIIFGRLHPVHLSIVIMGVLLIAVLMEDKKENRIKYLLISILICLSLTMPKLDGQITAINVGQGDSILIQLPFNEGTYLIDSGRADKLDDIEDSGYIAAEAVIMPYLHSLGITKVDKLIVTHGDLDHAGGVPYLIDHLKIKEIVIGKKLTYSDLEIEIMGKAKRAEIPIMLVQSGDYWFTRHGKYAILSPEGNERNENDSSVVLHVAIAQESFLFTGDISIEKEQRLLKLYPNLKADYLKVGHHGSQTSTGVPFLKVVSPSYAVISVGKNNWYGHPDPEVLRNLKEEDIKVFRTDQNGAIQYKLNLFSNGTLQTTLP, from the coding sequence ATGACTTTACGTCACTGGTTTATTATCGGCGGATGTGCCATCATAGCAATCCATTTTGTTCATGTCGAGCACGAATGGATTCTATGGGTTTTTACCCTCTTTTTAGGAATCATAGCAGTCTATTTTAAAAAATTCAGACTGTATGGATTGCTGATGGTGGCCAGTCTTGTCATTTTTTCATATATTGCTTTAACGGAAATGGAGCCCCTTACTGCTTGGAAAACAGGTGAACGAGTAGAACTTTTGGTTCGATTCACCGATTATTTAGAGAATAATGGACATGTACAAGCCTCGATCGTAAAAGCCGAGAATGACGCAAAACTCCTCTTCCAGTCCTATGAAAAAGAGGCCCAGCTTGAACGATTCATTGAGCCTGGGATCGTTTGCCGAGTTAAAGGAACGATCGAGGAACCACCGGCAGCAACCAATTTTAATGCTTTCGATTATCGGAATTATCTTCATTCACAAGGGATATTTTGGATATTTAAGGCCCAATCATTTCAAAAAAGTGATTGTACCCCAGATCCAGCCACGTTCTCTTTCTCTTCGCTCCAGCACCTTCAAGAATATATCACTAGTCAAATAAAGCAATCTTTGCCTTCCCCTTCCCAAGAATTAGTACTGGCCCTTTTATTAGGGAACCGAGGTGAAATGGAATCGGATGTAACAGATGCCTATGAGAAACTTGGTATTGTCCACTTGCTGGCGATTTCCGGCTTACACGTAGGTCTTTTATCAGCTGTCCTATTTGGAATTGGTATTCGATCTGGACTTACCCGTGAAGGAACGACGATTCTGCTGCTGACAGTCTTACCAATTTATGCGGTCCTGTCCGGTGCAGCCCCTTCTGTTATAAGAGCAGTATTGATGGCATTCATTGTGCTTCTTTGCTACCTGTTAAAAGTTCGGCAATCGATTCATCAGGTATTTTTTATTAGTTTAATGACTGTACTCATCTTCCAGCCCTTTTCTATTTATGCCGTTGGGTTTCAGCTTTCTTACGGAGTTACGTTAAGCCTCCTTATATCAATCAGACGAATATTATCTTTTCAAATGAATCAGTGGAAATCCTCACTTACTGTATCGATCATAGCTACATTAGCATCAATCCCCTTCCTCTTGTATCATTTTTTTTCCTTTTCCCCATACAGTATTTTGCTAAATCTTTTATATGTTCCTCTCTTTTCCGTAATCCTCTTGCCTCTTAGCTGGATACTGGCCATACTTGTGCTGACGATCGGAAGTGCCCCAGCTTTTTTAGTGGAAATGTCAAATAAACTGATCCAAGGGGCTAATACATTTGCGCTTATAATTAGTGAAATACCGTTTTCCTCCATTATTTTTGGCCGGCTGCATCCTGTTCATTTATCGATTGTAATAATGGGAGTTCTTTTAATTGCTGTTTTGATGGAGGATAAAAAAGAAAACAGGATTAAATACCTTTTAATTAGCATCCTTATTTGTTTATCCCTGACTATGCCTAAGCTAGATGGACAAATTACAGCCATTAATGTGGGACAAGGTGATTCAATTTTGATTCAACTGCCATTTAACGAAGGGACGTACTTAATCGATTCTGGCAGAGCTGACAAGTTAGACGATATCGAGGATTCTGGATATATAGCGGCTGAGGCCGTAATTATGCCTTATTTGCATTCATTGGGAATTACTAAAGTCGATAAGCTTATTGTCACTCACGGTGATTTAGATCACGCAGGTGGTGTTCCATATTTGATAGATCATTTAAAAATAAAAGAAATAGTAATCGGAAAAAAATTAACGTATTCTGATTTGGAAATTGAAATAATGGGTAAAGCAAAGAGGGCTGAAATCCCCATCATGCTTGTCCAATCAGGAGATTATTGGTTTACCCGTCATGGGAAATATGCGATTCTTTCTCCTGAAGGAAATGAAAGAAATGAAAATGACAGTTCCGTTGTCCTTCATGTGGCAATCGCTCAAGAATCATTTCTGTTTACTGGAGATATTTCAATTGAGAAGGAACAAAGATTACTCAAATTGTATCCCAACTTAAAAGCAGATTATTTAAAAGTAGGCCATCATGGGAGTCAAACATCAACGGGTGTCCCTTTTTTAAAAGTAGTGAGCCCAAGCTATGCGGTCATATCAGTCGGAAAAAACAATTGGTACGGTCACCCTGATCCTGAAGTATTAAGAAATTTAAAAGAGGAAGATATTAAAGTGTTTAGAACAGATCAAAATGGGGCTATCCAATATAAGCTGAATCTTTTTTCGAATGGAACCCTTCAAACCACTTTGCCATAG